The Salinivibrio kushneri DNA segment GCTCGTGCAAGCGATTAGCAATTAGTAATTAGCGAGGACGATCACACGCTGTAAGTAGCAAGGCGTTTATCCTGTGCTGAGCAACATGCACTCCAACTCAGCGATAGGCCCACTTATGCGTGAACCCATTATTATCGACTGCGATCCCGGCCATGACGATGCCATTGCACTGGTGATGGCTTGTGCACTCCCCCAGCTTGACATCAAAGCGGTCACCACCAGTGCAGGAAATCAAACCCCAGATAAAACCCTTTACAACGCCAGACGCATTTTGACCTTGTTACAACAAACACACATTCCTATCGCAGGTGGCGCACATAAACCACTTACCCGAGAGCTCATTATTGCTGATAATGTTCACGGAGAGTCGGGCTTGGATGGTCCTGCGCTGCCAGAGCCTACGATGGATGCCGACCCCGGTAATGCCGTTAACCTGATGGGCAGAGTGCTTCAAGACGCTGACCAGCCTATTACTTTGGTCGCGACTGGCCCCTTAACCAACGTGGCTTTACTCTTAGCCGCCTACCCGGATTTAACCAATCGGATTAAGCGAATTGTGTTGATGGGAGGCGGCGTAACCTTCGGCAATTGGACACCAGCTGCCGAGTTTAATATTTATGTCGATCCAGAAGCCGCTGATCGCGTGTTTCGCGCTGGGATCCCAATCACCATGTTTGGATTAGATGTTACCCACCAAGCGTTAGTCAAAGATGAAGATGTGGCTTCCATCCGTGCCATCGATAACCCCGTAGCGCAGACCGTTGCAGGTTGGCTTGATTTCTTTATGCGCTATCACCGCGATCCCAAGTGGCGCCTAGACGGCTCTCCGCTCCATGATCCTTGTACCATTGCATGGCTAGTGATGCCTGAGCTCTTCGAGTGTGAATCACTATGGGTGGGTGTCGAGACACAAGGGACGTTAACCACTGGAATGACGGTGGTTGACCGTTATCACGTCACAGGCAATCTCGCAAATACCGAGGTGGCCATGGCCGTCGATCGAGCGGGCTTTCTCAACTTGCTATGCGATTGCTTACGCCAATACGACTAGAAAAAGCGCGACTTTCGCCGCGCTTTAACGTCATCTTGGGTCATAAAACGGTTTCGGTTATAACGCGACCGTCCTAGCGACAGCGCATTAGTATCGCGCTGTCACACTGACACCGTTAAAAGCAGTGTAACCATTAAGCATCACGTGATAGCGACCCTTTTGTGTGCTTTGTACCGTACACACTTCACTATTGCCGTAGTTGTATGGGCGGCAGTCCCAGCTGTTTAAGGTTGGTTTCGCCCCATAGCGTAGATACAAATCTGCATCGCCTGAACCACCGCTAATATTGACCGTTAGACGTTGCCCCGCGTCAACATCAACGTAAAAGAAGCGCTGCGCACCTTGAGCCCCAGCAATACCCGTGACTGGCTGGCCATTTTTGAGCTCGTTTTTTGGCCCTGGCGTCGGGCCACAATCAGGCTCACAGCTGCTATCCGCTTGGCTGTAGAGGAGTTTGTTGACCGAACCACGAGGATCACTGATTTTATTGACGCTAGCACGGTTGCTAATTAAGCTCTCGACTTGTGCTGGCGATAAGCTATTGTTTTCTTGTAAATACAAGGCAGCAACACCGGCAACATGAGGTGTCGCCATTGACGTGCCACTGATGGTGCGATAACCACCGTCATACCAGGCAGATTTGATTTGCGAGCCTGGTGCAAATACATCAAGACAGCTGCCCCAGTTGGAGAAACTAGAGCGGCTATCGCTGCTTGTTGTTGAGCCCACGGTGACGCCACTTGGCTCACGGGCCGGCGAGCTGTTACAGGCGTCGGCATTGGAATTACCAGCCGCCAGCATAAAGCTCACACCCGATTGCACCGCACTGGCAACCGCGCGATCCAGTGCTGTAGACACGCCACCACCCAAGCTCATGTTTGCCACCGATGGTCCACTGGCATTGGATGCCACCCAATCAACCCCGCCAATCACACCGGACGTCGAGCCTGAACCACTACAGCTCAGCACTCTCACCCCAACAATGTCGACATTTTTAGCGACGCCATATTGGCTACCACCGATAGTGCCGGCCACATGGGTGCCGTGACCGTTACAGTCTGACGCGTCATTATCGTTATCAACAAAGTCATAGCCAGAGCGAGCACGACCACCAAACTCTACGTGTGACGTTGTCACACCTGTATCAATGACGTAGGCCGTCACACCTGTGCCATCAAAATTGGTGCTGTAGTTGTTATCCAAAGGTAGGTTGCGTTGGTCAATGCGATCCAACCCCCAAACTGGATTACTCTGGTTGGCGTTTGGGGTGATTACCGGGTCCAAGGAAATCGTCTTATCTTGCTCAATAAAATCCACTTGCTCGTCCATACGCAACGCGCGCAGTTGCTCTGGCGTCAATTTGGCTACAAAGCCACTCAGCGAGCGATCAAACACTTTCTCAACTTTAACCGCGTGTTGGTTGACCATGCTTGAAACGGTCTGCTGCGTGAAGGTTTGTAGTGCTTGTGGATCGTCGCTGAGCGTCATCGGTTGTTTAAATACCACAATGTATTGGTCTTCAATCCCCTGCTTGTCTGACGCGACAACGAGTGGCGCTAGCGTTTGCTGCTGAGAGATCGCTTGTTTACCCTCTTCCTGTTTTGCGAGCGCTGCAGGCGATGCAGCGACTAATGCTGATGCAATACAGCAGCTAAGAACATGCTTTAACATATTGTATTCCTTACAATGGTTAAACGTATCAAAGATTGATTGCCTACAAATAACAACAAGCACGTTTATAAAGCTATGCATCAACAGCAACTTTTTCCGCAGAGAAAATCGCTTTATTTGTCCAACCTACCAGCATTATTTACTATTACATCAGCAGCATCACTTTTAACTTTTTGTTTACAAAGTGTTTATATAGGCCATCCGTGAGCACTTAACACTTTTTTACTAAAAATGATTGATGAACAGTTCTTTGATGCTGCTCACAGCTAAAATGAAAGTGAACTAAAACATGCAGTTAGAGAGTGAGATTGATTGGCATAAAAAAGCCAGTGACAGAGCACTGGCCGGTAAGATACTCGGTGTTCAACCTAATTTAACTTGGCTGCTCATGCACCAATACGCCGCCTTCAAGCGCCCCTATTAATACATTCGGAACGTCAGCTTCATCAGAGGTAACAGCAATACGCGTGCCCGGCCCAATCGCTGAGATGGGGGCTGCCATCATCAAAGGACCACGCTCCCCGTCATCAACAAGCTTCCACGATGGCGCGGCTGCCGCATGATCATTGGCATATAGCCGACACTTGTTTCTGTCAGGTTCAATTAAACAGTCCAGGCCATACTCAATGTCGTCATAAAAAAACGACCACTGATAATAGCCCGCATTGACGCTGCAAGGGGTTTTGATAAAACTCAACGCCTCTGCGTTATCTTGGGTTAAGGTAATAAAGCGCTGCGCATCTGGCACCATCGCTAAATATCCCAGTGATTTGCCATTGGCATCGGTGACCGAGAGCTTTACCTCTTGCTCAACCATCGCGCGCTCATGATCGCCAATGTCTGGCAACATGGAATCGGGTTGTACTGAAAACGCCATTGTGTCGCTCCTTTGGTTGCTTCGCGCCATTTTTAACAGTTATGTAACAACCAAAGATATAGATCAATTTCTCGGAAAAGTTTAGTGATTTGATCGCACACTATGTTGATGAATCACTCGATACGATCATTGTGCCCGTTGGCCGAACAACGACGTTGATTGTGGCTTCAAAACGATCGCCGCAACGATCATAGTGTAGAATGCCGCACCTATCGCAACCATGATTAACATCCCCCAGTCTGCTACACCATTAAGCATCGCAAGTTTGGAGCCCGTTAACGGTGGTGCTGAAAGTGCACAGACAAGGCCGACTACAATACTGAATACAAAAGCGCGCTTGGCGCTGCGCAAAGAAAAGCGACGAAAAATCACTAACGACACTATAGGCAAACCCACTAAAAATAATAACCATCCCCAGTAAGGAGCGGCTGAGTACAGTAGTACGGTAAAAATTGCGTCAAGAGTCATGTCCGCCTCCATTAAATTTTTCCATCCAACATCGCTTGATAGGCTGGTAACAACATTTTTTCTTTCATTACCCAAGCCATCCACGTTTCTTCTGTTGGACTAATAAACGGGAAAGAAGGGAGTAATTTGCCACCGTAACCGAACTCAGCCAGAATCGCTTTGCCAAACCCAGTGATCAATGGGCAAGAGGTATATCCATTGAATTCAGCCTCTAAAGGCTTGTCGTTCAGATAACTTAAGAGGTTTGCCTCAACGATGGGAACTTGTTTTTTTACACTTGCAGCCGTTTTCGATAGCGGAATCCCAGTCACATCACCGATACCAAATACATTGGGGAAAGTGGGATGTTGTAGCGTATATTGGTCCGCTGCCATCCATTCAGCCTTATGAGGACCTTGGTTCCAAACCAGATCACTATGCTTGATCACATCGGGCGCACTCATTGGAGGCACGACGTGGATATAATCATACTCTTCGACCCGTGTTTTCCCCGTTGCTGTGAGTGAGAAGTGTGCTTTTTTATTGGTCGGGTCGATGCCAATCAACGTTTTCTGATCAGCAATGTCTACCCCTTGGTCACCAAAGCGTTCCATGACAAAGTCGTTATAAACGGGAATCGAAAATAATCGGTCTTTAAACGGCGTGGCGAAGTTCACATCATATGCTTGACGATGGCCAGTCTGCTCAAGACGTGCAAGCGAGGTAAAGGTCATTTTAAGTGGTGCGCCCGCGCACTTGATTGGTGTTTCAGCAAGAGTAAATATGGCTTTGCCTTCGCCTTTATTCATAAACTGTTTGAACGCCGTATCCGTTGCTAATGCACCCTCTGGCCCCGGATAAACGCTACCAATACCATGCTGACCAATAAGGCGTTCCTCCATTCCCTCAATGAGGGTGTAATTAAGTTGGGTGCCCATGGCAACGACCAGTACGTCATAGCTAAGCTTGGTGCCATCCTCGAGTACAACTTGTTGTTGTGCAGGTAAAAACGCATTGGCATTTTGTTGGTGCCATTTTATACCAGCAGGTAACCATTGTTCTGTTGTTGATAGGACTTGGGATACTTTCCATAACCCAGATGCCACCAAAGTTTGTCCAGGCTGATACAGGTGACGCTGACGTGAACCCACTAATGCTATCTGATCAGCGGAAAGGTGTTGCACAAGGCGATTAGCTAACGCAATACCGGCAGCACCATTACCCACAATAACCACCTTAGCGCGCGTCTGAGCACGTGAGGGTAAGCTTGCCGGCATCAAGCCTATCGCGCTCGCACCTGCCAGTAGTTTTAAAAAACGGCGTCGCTCTTGGTTCGAATTTTGATATGGCATGACCACCCCACTAATTAAGATAATACTTAATTAGTAGTCGTGAATTAAAATGGGCGCAACGTTACCGGATAGCTTTTGTGGTTTTATTCACAATTCAATCAAGAGTAACTATCGCATCAGCCACCAGCGCATTAATCGTTTGTACCAGCGGTTGTACGGGGGTTTGACTAAAAAGCTGGTGTCCCACTTATCGCGGGTGAGGACGGTTTTGCTGTGGCTAAAGGTATAAAAACCCTCGACTCCGTGGTAATGCCCCATGCCAGAGTCACCAATGCCGCCGAAAGGCGCATCTTCGGCAGCGACATGAAACAAGGTTTCATTAATCCCCATGCCGCCTGCGTGAAGCTGTGTGGTAACCTGCGTGCGTATCTCAGCGTCATTGCTCATCAAATACAACGCGAGCGGCCGTGGTCGCGCTTGAATATAACTCAGCGCCTCAGAGAGATCTTGATAGGTGACAATAGGTAGGAGCGGGCCAAAAATTTCTTCTTGCATCACCCGCATGTCATCGGTGACCTGGGTTAGCAGCTGGGTCGGCCAGCGCTGATTTTCGGCGGTTGGCACGGTTTGCTGGTCGAGTGCACACCAGCGGCGCGCACCTTTATCGAGCGAATCTTTGAGTGTTTCTTCAAGCCGCATCGCTTGCGTTTGGTTAATGATCTGGCTGTAATCTGAGTTGGCTTCAAAGTCAGGATACATAGCACGAAACGCGCGTTGATAGGCGTGGATAAAGGCTTCTTGCCGATGTTCAGGACAAAGCACATAATCGGGCGCGACACATATCTGCCCAGCGTTTAAACACTTGCCATAAATGAGCCGCGACACGGCCACATCCATATCAATTTGATCATCAATGATCACCGGCGATTTACCCCCAAGTTCGAGGGTCACCGGGGTCAAATTATCGGCCGCCGCCAGCATGACTTGACGTCCGACCTGGGTTGAGCCGGTGAAAAAGAGGTGGTCGAACTCTAACTCGCTAAAACGGCGCGACACTTCGACTTCGCCCTCTACCACGGCGACTTCGTTTGGGCTAAATACCTCAGCGATTAACGCGCGTAATACCCGATTGGTGTTGGGGGTGAACTCCGAAAGCTTAAGCATCACCCGATTGCCCGCGGCCAACGCGCAAATCAAGGGACTCAGGGCCAGCATAATCGGGAAGTTCCAAGGGACGATAATCCCAACCACCCCTTTTGGCTGAAAGCGCACGACCAATTTGGTGCCTAGCAGGGTAATGCCTGGACGCCGTTTTTGCGGCTGCATCCATCGCTTTAATCGACGACGGGTGTAATCAATCTGGTGCAGCAAGGGCAAGATGTCGGCAATTTCAGTATCAACGGGCGCACGATAGCCGTAATCATCACTCAAGGCTTGTTGTAACGCAGACGATTTTTGCTTGATCGCCTGACGCAAGCGCAGCAGCGCGTCACGGCGATAGCTGTACTCTAAAAAAGGACACCGAGACACCTGCTCTTTTTGTGCGTCGAATGTCTCACGCATCTCTTTAACCGTTTCCAACCACTGTGAGCCTGGCTCCGTCATCCTTGCCTCCTCTGTCGATACAAGATCGCGACACACCACTTCTTCATTGATGACATAGTCTCACCAACAACGCAACTGGGCATACTTCACGTCGTTGTGCGGGTATAGCGACCAAGGCTTACGCTACCCGTCTGAGTCTTGACATGTTAAAGCCTTGTATCTTCATCCCTGTTATTCATCACGTTTTTAGCGCCATAGCCCACAGAAAGCAGCTTGGTTGTTGAGCAAATATTGTCGCTTTATTGATCTCAGGCTTATACTGAAACAAACTCAGTTTAACGCCAGCTTTATTCGCTGATATCGAAAGGAAATGTGGTAGGCATGAACGACGAGCCAACAAAGAACGAAATACTGACGGAAAGTGGTACGAATGAGCTAGAGATCATTGAGTTTCACTTAATCAAGCAACTTCCTGACGGCAGTACCAAAACCTGCTATTACGGTATTAACGTTGCCAAGGTTCGCGAAGTTATCCAAGTGCCGGAAACCACTGACTATCCAAACGCCCAGGCGCACATGATTGGGGTGTTTTCGTCACGCGACAAGCTAACGCCACTGATTGATCTGGCGGGCTGGTTAGGCGTCCCGACGCGGCCAGAGAAAGACAATAAATTTGTGATTGTCACCGATTTTAACAACATGACTAATGGCTTTTTGATTGACAGCATTAGTCGTATCCATCGTATTTCCTGGGAAGCCGTTGAGTCACCGAGCCAATTCCTAGAGGCAGGCGAGCAAGATTGTGTGGTCGCAGTCGTCCGCAAAGACAAAAACCTGATCATGATCCTAGACTTCGAAAAAATCATCGCTGATATCAATCCTGAATTGAGCATGGAAAAATACGATGTCACTCAGGACAGAAACGTCAACATTTCCGAATCCAGCGCGAAAAAACGCGAGGCAAAAACGATCCTAGTGGTGGACGATTCCGCTTTCATCCGTAGCTTAATTGAAAACACGCTACGCTCAGCTGGCTTTAATATTATATCGGCCAAAGATGGTGGCGAAGCCTTTGACAAACTCACCGAATTTGAACGCATTTCCAAAGAAGAAGGTGTGTCGATTAATGAGTTTGTCGATGCAATTGTGTCAGACGTCGAGATGCCACGCATGGACGGCATGCACTTGGTCAAACGCCTTAGAGAGATGGATACCTATAAAACCATGCCTATTATCATGTTCTCGTCGATCATGAGCGAGGATAACCGTGCTAAGGCCCTCCAATTGGGTGCCAATGATACCATCACCAAACCCGAGATCGGTCGCATGGTAAGCCTGGCGGATACCTATGTATTCGGCACACCGCTCGACGATTGATCAACGATAAGAACGAGCAAGGTGAATACAACAAAGGCTGCACATTGGCAGCCTTTGTGGGTTTTAGCGTGACGCCAAGGTGGGTCGTCAAGCCATTAACTGTCGGTTCATTAGCTATCGGCTACCTGTGAACGATGGCTTTCACGGTAGCGGTGACTGGCGAAATACGTTTTCGCCGCTTGGTTTACCTTAGGCGCCAGCAACAGCGCTGAGACCATGGTGGGAACCGCCATCAGTCCATACGCACCAATGAGGAATAAGAACACCACATCCAGCGATAATACCGCCCCCAGTACCACGAGCGATAAGTATAGGTACTTATAATACTGACCCGCTTGCTCGCCAAATAAATACACAAAGCATTTATAGCCGTAATACCAGAATGTAAATACCGTGGTGAAAGATAACACTAACACTTGTGCCGCCAATAACCATGCACCAGGAGCACCAAAGGCAGCTTTGAAAGCGGCCATGGTCAGGCTGACGCCTTGCATGCCCTCGGCTTGATCAAGCACACCGGTCACCAAGATCACCAGCGCGGTGCAACTACAAACAATCAAGGTATCAATGATGGGACCCAGGCTCGCGACTAAGCCCTCACGAACAGGCTCATTGGTTTTTGCCGCACTGTGCGCCATGACTTCGGTGCCAATCCCAGCCTCATTAGAGAAAGCACCACGACTCACCCCCACAATAATCACACTGATCAGGCCACCGAACATGGCATCCGGTGAAAAAGCGCTGGCGAAAATCGACTGAAAGACGCCAGGCACGCGCTCGGCATTGAGCGCCAAGGCGGCGATCGCCATCACCATATAGCTGCCCGCCATCAAGGGCACTAGCGCACCGGCAACATCAGCCACACGCTTCAAACCACCCCAAATCACCATACCGACGAAGACCGCCAGTACAATACCCAGCGCCCAAGAGAACGCGCTGCTTTCTAGCCAAGCGACCCCAGGAAAGAGCTGAGTTTGTACCACTGCGCCGAGTTGGTTAATTTGGAAAGACGGCACAAACCCCATTAGACCAGCAATGGCAAACATCACCGCTAGCCATTTAAATTTTGGCCCTAGACCATGCCGTACCGTGTACATCGGTCCGCCATGAACATTGCCATTTGCATCTTTGTGACGATACATGACCCCCAGTGTGCAGGTATAAAACTTGGTCGACACCCCCAATAATGCGGTGAGCCACATCCAAAACACCGCACCCGGTCCACCGGCACTTAGCGCCAGAGCCACACCGGCAATATTACCGAGACCCAAAGTGCCGGAGAGCGCGGCAGCAAGTGCTTTGCGATGAGATAAATCACCATGGCCACTACCATCGTCCACCTTA contains these protein-coding regions:
- the rihA gene encoding pyrimidine-specific ribonucleoside hydrolase RihA gives rise to the protein MREPIIIDCDPGHDDAIALVMACALPQLDIKAVTTSAGNQTPDKTLYNARRILTLLQQTHIPIAGGAHKPLTRELIIADNVHGESGLDGPALPEPTMDADPGNAVNLMGRVLQDADQPITLVATGPLTNVALLLAAYPDLTNRIKRIVLMGGGVTFGNWTPAAEFNIYVDPEAADRVFRAGIPITMFGLDVTHQALVKDEDVASIRAIDNPVAQTVAGWLDFFMRYHRDPKWRLDGSPLHDPCTIAWLVMPELFECESLWVGVETQGTLTTGMTVVDRYHVTGNLANTEVAMAVDRAGFLNLLCDCLRQYD
- a CDS encoding S8 family peptidase yields the protein MLKHVLSCCIASALVAASPAALAKQEEGKQAISQQQTLAPLVVASDKQGIEDQYIVVFKQPMTLSDDPQALQTFTQQTVSSMVNQHAVKVEKVFDRSLSGFVAKLTPEQLRALRMDEQVDFIEQDKTISLDPVITPNANQSNPVWGLDRIDQRNLPLDNNYSTNFDGTGVTAYVIDTGVTTSHVEFGGRARSGYDFVDNDNDASDCNGHGTHVAGTIGGSQYGVAKNVDIVGVRVLSCSGSGSTSGVIGGVDWVASNASGPSVANMSLGGGVSTALDRAVASAVQSGVSFMLAAGNSNADACNSSPAREPSGVTVGSTTSSDSRSSFSNWGSCLDVFAPGSQIKSAWYDGGYRTISGTSMATPHVAGVAALYLQENNSLSPAQVESLISNRASVNKISDPRGSVNKLLYSQADSSCEPDCGPTPGPKNELKNGQPVTGIAGAQGAQRFFYVDVDAGQRLTVNISGGSGDADLYLRYGAKPTLNSWDCRPYNYGNSEVCTVQSTQKGRYHVMLNGYTAFNGVSVTARY
- a CDS encoding NAD(P)/FAD-dependent oxidoreductase translates to MPYQNSNQERRRFLKLLAGASAIGLMPASLPSRAQTRAKVVIVGNGAAGIALANRLVQHLSADQIALVGSRQRHLYQPGQTLVASGLWKVSQVLSTTEQWLPAGIKWHQQNANAFLPAQQQVVLEDGTKLSYDVLVVAMGTQLNYTLIEGMEERLIGQHGIGSVYPGPEGALATDTAFKQFMNKGEGKAIFTLAETPIKCAGAPLKMTFTSLARLEQTGHRQAYDVNFATPFKDRLFSIPVYNDFVMERFGDQGVDIADQKTLIGIDPTNKKAHFSLTATGKTRVEEYDYIHVVPPMSAPDVIKHSDLVWNQGPHKAEWMAADQYTLQHPTFPNVFGIGDVTGIPLSKTAASVKKQVPIVEANLLSYLNDKPLEAEFNGYTSCPLITGFGKAILAEFGYGGKLLPSFPFISPTEETWMAWVMKEKMLLPAYQAMLDGKI
- a CDS encoding coniferyl aldehyde dehydrogenase, whose amino-acid sequence is MTEPGSQWLETVKEMRETFDAQKEQVSRCPFLEYSYRRDALLRLRQAIKQKSSALQQALSDDYGYRAPVDTEIADILPLLHQIDYTRRRLKRWMQPQKRRPGITLLGTKLVVRFQPKGVVGIIVPWNFPIMLALSPLICALAAGNRVMLKLSEFTPNTNRVLRALIAEVFSPNEVAVVEGEVEVSRRFSELEFDHLFFTGSTQVGRQVMLAAADNLTPVTLELGGKSPVIIDDQIDMDVAVSRLIYGKCLNAGQICVAPDYVLCPEHRQEAFIHAYQRAFRAMYPDFEANSDYSQIINQTQAMRLEETLKDSLDKGARRWCALDQQTVPTAENQRWPTQLLTQVTDDMRVMQEEIFGPLLPIVTYQDLSEALSYIQARPRPLALYLMSNDAEIRTQVTTQLHAGGMGINETLFHVAAEDAPFGGIGDSGMGHYHGVEGFYTFSHSKTVLTRDKWDTSFLVKPPYNRWYKRLMRWWLMR
- a CDS encoding chemotaxis protein CheV → MNDEPTKNEILTESGTNELEIIEFHLIKQLPDGSTKTCYYGINVAKVREVIQVPETTDYPNAQAHMIGVFSSRDKLTPLIDLAGWLGVPTRPEKDNKFVIVTDFNNMTNGFLIDSISRIHRISWEAVESPSQFLEAGEQDCVVAVVRKDKNLIMILDFEKIIADINPELSMEKYDVTQDRNVNISESSAKKREAKTILVVDDSAFIRSLIENTLRSAGFNIISAKDGGEAFDKLTEFERISKEEGVSINEFVDAIVSDVEMPRMDGMHLVKRLREMDTYKTMPIIMFSSIMSEDNRAKALQLGANDTITKPEIGRMVSLADTYVFGTPLDD
- a CDS encoding alanine/glycine:cation symporter family protein — its product is MIEEWINAFVGFIWGKPMLILLVGGGVFFTLYGKFTPFRYMAHSIKLLTGKVDDGSGHGDLSHRKALAAALSGTLGLGNIAGVALALSAGGPGAVFWMWLTALLGVSTKFYTCTLGVMYRHKDANGNVHGGPMYTVRHGLGPKFKWLAVMFAIAGLMGFVPSFQINQLGAVVQTQLFPGVAWLESSAFSWALGIVLAVFVGMVIWGGLKRVADVAGALVPLMAGSYMVMAIAALALNAERVPGVFQSIFASAFSPDAMFGGLISVIIVGVSRGAFSNEAGIGTEVMAHSAAKTNEPVREGLVASLGPIIDTLIVCSCTALVILVTGVLDQAEGMQGVSLTMAAFKAAFGAPGAWLLAAQVLVLSFTTVFTFWYYGYKCFVYLFGEQAGQYYKYLYLSLVVLGAVLSLDVVFLFLIGAYGLMAVPTMVSALLLAPKVNQAAKTYFASHRYRESHRSQVADS